One Nocardia iowensis DNA window includes the following coding sequences:
- a CDS encoding enoyl-CoA hydratase/isomerase family protein encodes MSEQFVSVSAQGDGVATLTLDNPGKKNALSIAVRDQVSSALDALAVDAAVRVVVITGAGDIFSSGFDLAEFGSTDPVVRQALWPSSDRFHHTVLRFPLPTIAAVNGPAIAGGFDLATLCDIRVAADTATFTHPEQRFADVLYQPLRELVGGAAARYLTLSGRTVDATEALRLGLVSAVLPRHELAAAAHELALDIARGPRDALMRTKAKALRRTGIEVGTPTLAM; translated from the coding sequence ATGTCCGAACAGTTCGTGTCCGTGTCGGCGCAAGGTGACGGCGTCGCCACGCTCACCCTGGACAACCCGGGAAAGAAGAACGCTCTCTCGATCGCGGTACGCGACCAAGTGAGCTCAGCTCTCGACGCGCTCGCCGTCGATGCAGCAGTGCGGGTCGTCGTGATCACTGGAGCGGGCGACATCTTCTCCTCGGGATTCGATCTTGCCGAGTTCGGCTCGACCGATCCCGTTGTGCGACAAGCACTGTGGCCGTCCAGCGATCGCTTCCATCACACCGTGCTGCGGTTTCCCCTACCCACCATCGCCGCCGTCAACGGTCCCGCCATCGCAGGCGGCTTCGACCTGGCGACATTGTGTGACATCCGCGTCGCCGCGGACACAGCCACCTTCACCCACCCCGAGCAACGGTTCGCCGACGTGCTGTATCAGCCGTTGCGGGAGCTGGTCGGCGGTGCGGCCGCGCGCTATTTGACACTCTCCGGCCGGACCGTCGACGCGACCGAGGCGCTCCGGCTCGGCTTGGTGAGCGCAGTGCTACCCCGCCACGAATTGGCCGCCGCCGCCCACGAATTGGCCCTCGACATCGCGCGCGGACCGCGCGACGCACTGATGCGGACGAAGGCGAAGGCGCTGCGCCGAACCGGCATCGAAGTGGGCACACCGACCCTGGCGATGTAG